The proteins below come from a single Dendropsophus ebraccatus isolate aDenEbr1 chromosome 15, aDenEbr1.pat, whole genome shotgun sequence genomic window:
- the PAX1 gene encoding paired box protein Pax-1, giving the protein MEQAYGEVNQLGGVFVNGRPLPNAIRLRIVELAQLGIRPCDISRQLRVSHGCVSKILARYNETGSILPGAIGGSKPRVTTPNVVKHIREYKQGDPGIFAWEIRDRLLADNVCDKYNVPSVSSISRILRNKIGNLSQPSQYESSKQPTSQAAIPYNHIYQYPYANPISPGSAKVGSHHPGVHMPPGHVSIARSWPSAHSVNNILGIRTFMEQTGAIAGADGSVYSPKMEEWTSVNRTGFPTTQNINGLEKSAVEPDIKYPQAASGLSSVGGFVQACAYPSTNQYGVYGGPGAGYVTPGHHWQTQGGPLAHHGPGVTVHGGDIAAPMSFKHPVREVMNRKQNSPIIKHQDALSSVHGISIPASST; this is encoded by the exons ATGG AACAAGCTTATGGAGAAGTGAACCAGCTGGGCGGTGTATTTGTCAATGGGAGACCCCTGCCCAATGCCATCAGGCTGCGGATAGTGGAGTTGGCCCAGCTTGGGATCAGGCCTTGTGATATCAGCAGACAGCTGCGAGTTTCCCATGGATGTGTCAGTAAAATCCTGGCCAGATACAACGAGACAGGATCCATCCTACCTGGGGCTATTGGAGGAAGCAAGCCCAGGGTCACCACCCCCAACGTGGTCAAGCACATCAGGGAGTACAAGCAGGGAGACCCCGGCATCTTCGCCTGGGAGATCAGGGACCGTCTTCTGGCTGACAATGTCTGTGATAAGTACAATGTGCCTTCTGTCAGCTCTATCAGTAGGATTTTAAGGAATAAAATTGGGAACTTGTCTCAGCCAAGTCAATATGAGAGCTCCAAGCAGCCAACTTCTCAAGCAGCAATACCATATAACCATATCTACCAGTATCCTTATGCCAACCCCATATCTCCTGGCTCGGCTAAGGTGGGCAGCCATCACCCTGGGGTGCATATGCCACCTGGACATGTCAGCATCGCCAGGTCCTGGCCATCAGCTCATTCTGTCAACAACATCCTGGGTATCAGAACCTTCATGGAACAGACAG GAGCTATTGCTGGGGCAGATGGGTCTGTGTATTCCCCTAAAATGGAGGAGTGGACCAGCGTTAACAGAACAGGGTTTCCCACCACCCAGAACATCAATGGACTAGAGAAATCTGCTGTAGAACCTGACATCAAATACCCGCAG GCGGCCTCCGGTCTCTCCTCTGTGGGGGGCTTCGTCCAAGCCTGCGCTTACCCCTCCACCAACCAGTACGGGGTGTATGGGGGTCCCGGAGCCGGATATGTCACCCCGGGCCACCACTGGCAGACACAAGGAGGCCCCCTCGCCCACCATGGCCCGGGCGTGACGGTACATGGCGGAGACATCGCGGCCCCTATGAGCTTCAAGCACCCAGTAAGGGAAG TTATGAACAGAAAGCAGAACAGCCCCATCATTAAGCACCAAGATGCCTTAAGCAGTGTACATGGAATTTCAATACCTGCTTCATCAACTTAA